In Takifugu flavidus isolate HTHZ2018 chromosome 5, ASM371156v2, whole genome shotgun sequence, the following proteins share a genomic window:
- the pik3ip1 gene encoding phosphoinositide-3-kinase-interacting protein 1, whose translation MWVNWGHQLCRMFFSLHVVFLSVAIVESSASSADQKDCMRSIGVEYRGAQQISSSGLTCLNWTDATRDYDVLIHPDSQTGVGDHSYCRNPDSSERPWCYIAGPDGTVQRQFCTIDACTEEASDVPPEAKSFHPAGLPSSTESLQPASSASSQGEPAAVQPVIGISQRVHTGPKKKKDLGPSGYVLGILMIAIIIILGAGITFGYLYKRGRDLKKQHEQRVYEREMQRINLPLSAFSNPTCELVDENTIVITAEHEATPVQEDMDGEDPLMGQQAGTPGA comes from the exons ATGTGGGTGAACTGGGGCCACCAGCTCTGCAGAATGTTCTTCTCTTTGCACGTTGTTTTCCTGAGCGTGGCCATCGTGGAGAGCAGCGCTTCAAGTGCAGACCAGAAAG ACTGCATGAGATCCATTGGTGTGGAGTACCGCGGGGCACAGCAGATCTCCTCCTCGGGTCTGACGTGTTTAAACTGGACCGACGCCACCAGAGATTACGATGTTCTCATCCATCCGGACTCACAGACAG GTGTCGGAGATCACAGCTACTGCCGAAACCCAGACTCCTCCGAGAGGCCTTGGTGCTACATCGCTGGTCCAGACGGGACGGTCCAGAGACAGTTCTGCACCATAGACGCATGCACAG AAGAAGCATCTGATGTCCCTCCCGAGGCCAAATCCTTCCACCCAGCTGGACTTCCTTCCTCCACTGAGAGcctccagccagccagctcGGCTTCCTCTCAGGGAGAACCTGCTGCCGTGCAGCCTGTGATCGGAATCAGCCAGCGAGTGCACACAggaccaaagaagaagaaagacctGGGCCCATCAG GCTACGTCCTCGGGATCCTCATGATAgcgatcatcatcatcctcgGAGCAGGCATCACATTCGGATACCTCTACAAGAG GGGCCGGGACCTAAAGAAGCAGCACGAGCAGCGGGTGTACGAGCGCGAGATGCAGAGGATCAACCTGCCCCTGTCCGCCTTCTCCAACCCCACCTGCGAGCTGGTAGACGAGAACACCATCGTTATCACGGCGGAGCACGAGGCGACCCCCGTCCAGGAGGACATGGATGGTGAGGACCCTCTAATGGGACAGCAGGCTGGGACCCCTGGTGCCTGA
- the limk2 gene encoding LIM domain kinase 2 isoform X1, with amino-acid sequence MEDSEGTNGCYCAGCGGKMQDAFQTKVFQDTWHNDCFQCSVCSDHLTNWYYEKDGKLYCRKHYWEEFGELCHGCSLLMTGPAMKFATVHFPELVRCSNMRRLQSQPCSAPVSQVCEDYTQSEVAGEHKYHPECFVCLSCKVVIEDRDTYALVERSKLYCGKCYKQVILTPMLEKRSNESIVDSLPHTVTLISMPSAANGKRGLSVSVMRDINGTASVQVKEVRGMLLSPEVRNAIHVGDRILEINGLPVGTMMEAEVDDLIHCTSHTLQLLIEYDPVRQRLDRLRLGSPRTRFGAPATSRMRLSSPSNAVLERTESVEDSSLKRRSLRRSNSICKSPGPNSPKELPFMTRDIGRSESLRSSSSCSHRIFRPCDLIHGEILGKGFFGQAIKVTHKATGEVMVMKELIRCDEETQKTFLKEVKVMRCLDHPHVLRFIGVLYKDKRLNLITEFIEGGTLKDFIRDTDPFPWEQRVSFAKSIASGMAYLHSMSIIHRDLNSHNCLVKLDNTVVVADFGLSRLVVEDKVKPPPEKPSNKKRMFRRSDRKKRYTVVGNPYWMAPEMLNGKRYDEKVDIFSFGIVLCEIIGKVYADPECLPRTQDFGLNIGKFVEKFLPEDCPPAFFPLTVACCDLAPDNRPSFQKLEDWFEALSLNQELGIPLPAELDELHQTMSRLYWPKDASAVQNTDQAPNSAEVPPDSACTTKTDT; translated from the exons ATGGAGGACTCCGAAG GTACAAATGGTTGTTACTGTGCGGGTTGTGGGGGGAAAATGCAGGACGCGTTTCAAACGAAAGTCTTCCAGGACACCTGGCACAACGATTGCTTTCA GTGTTCCGTGTGCTCTGACCACCTGACCAACTGGTACTATGAAAAGGACGGGAAGCTGTACTGCCGTAAACACTACTGGGAGGAGTTTGGAGAGCTCTGTCACGGCTGCTCGCTCCTCATGACCGGCCCCGCCATG AAGTTCGCCACAGTTCACTTCCCAGAGCTTGTGAGGTGCTCGAACATGAGGCGGCTTCAGAGCCAGCCGTGTTCAGCCCCGGTCAGTCAGGTCTGTGAGGATTACACACAGTCAGAA GTAGCCGGAGAGCACAAGTACCACCCCGAgtgctttgtgtgtttgagcTGCAAGGTGGTGATTGAAGACCGGGACACGTACGCCCTGGTGGAACGATCCAAACTATACTG TGGCAAGTGTTACAAGCAGGTGATCCTCACGCCCATGTTGGAAAAACGCTCCAACGAATCGATCGTCGACTCGCTGCCGCACACGGTGACCCTCATCTCCATGCCTTCTGCGGCCAACGGCAAGAGGGGCCTGTCCGTCTCGGTGATGAGGGACATCAACGGCACGGCGAGCGTCCAAGTCAAGGA AGTCAGAGGGATGCTTCTTAGTCCAGAGGTGCGGAACGCCATCCACGTTGGGGACAGGATCCTGGAGATTAACGGTCTTCCTGTTGGGACAATGATGGAGGCGGAG GTGGATGATCTTATTCACTGCACCAGTCACACCCTGCAGCTCCTGATAGAATATGACCCAGTCAGGCAGCGTTTGGACAGGCTGAGGCTGGGCTCACCCAGGACCCGCTTCGGAGCCCCGGCTACCTCCCGCATGcgtctgtcctctccttccAATGCAGTCCTGGAAAGAACCGAATCCGTCGAGGACAGCTCGCTGAAACGGAGGTCTTTGAG GCGCAGCAACAGCATCTGCAAGTCGCCCGGGCCCAATTCACCCAAAGAGCTCCCTTTTATGACGCGAGACATCGGCCGCTCCGAGTCTCTGCGGtcgtccagcagctgctctcatCGCATCTTCCGGCCGTGTGACCTCATCCATGGGGAGATCCTGGGAAAAGGCTTCTTTGGACAGGCCATCAAA GTGACTCATAAAGCCACAGgggaggtgatggtgatgaaggagCTAATCCGCTGTGACGAGGAGACGCAGAAGACTTTCTTGAAGGAG GTCAAAGTGATGCGATGCCTCGATCACCCCCACGTTCTGAGGTTCATCGGCGTTCTCTACAAGGACAAGAGGCTCAATTTAATAACCGAGTTCATTGAAGGAGGCACTCTCAAGGACTTCATCAGAGACACT GATCCGTTTCCATGGGAGCAAAGAGTGAGCTTTGCTAAGAGCATTGCCTCAGGCATG GCTTACCTTCATTCCATGAGCATCATCCACAGAGACCTCAACTCTCACAACTGCCTGGTTAAACTG GACAACACCGTGGTCGTCGCTGACTTCGGACTGTCCCGGCTCGTCGTGGAGGACAAAGTTAAGCCTCCTCCTGAGAAGCCGTCAAACAAGAAGAGGATGTTCAGGCGTAGCGACAGAAAGAAGCGCTACACCGTGGTCGGAAACCCTTACTGGATGGCTCCAGAGATGCTCAATG GCAAGCGCTACGATGAGAAGGTGGACATTTTCTCTTTTGGAATTGTTCTCTGTGAG ATCATTGGAAAAGTCTACGCAGATCCCGAGTGCCTCCCCAGGACTCAAGACTTTGGCCTCAACATTGGAAAGTTTGTGGAGAAGTTTCTACCTGAAGATTGTCCTCCAGCTTTCTTTCCACTGACGGTGGCCTGTTGTGACCTGGCACCAGACAACCG tcCTTCGTTCCAAAAACTGGAAGACTGGTTCGAGGCTCTGTCCCTCAACCAGGAGCTGGGGATCCCTCTGCCGGCCGAGCTGGATGAGCTTCACCAGACTATGAGTCGACTCTACTGGCCCAAGGACGCTTCTGCGGTCCAGAACACAGATCAGGCTCCAAACTCTGCAGAGGTCCCTCCTGACTCAGCTTGCACAACCAAAACAGACACTTAa
- the limk2 gene encoding LIM domain kinase 2 isoform X2, with protein sequence MEDSEGTNGCYCAGCGGKMQDAFQTKVFQDTWHNDCFQCSVCSDHLTNWYYEKDGKLYCRKHYWEEFGELCHGCSLLMTGPAMVAGEHKYHPECFVCLSCKVVIEDRDTYALVERSKLYCGKCYKQVILTPMLEKRSNESIVDSLPHTVTLISMPSAANGKRGLSVSVMRDINGTASVQVKEVRGMLLSPEVRNAIHVGDRILEINGLPVGTMMEAEVDDLIHCTSHTLQLLIEYDPVRQRLDRLRLGSPRTRFGAPATSRMRLSSPSNAVLERTESVEDSSLKRRSLRRSNSICKSPGPNSPKELPFMTRDIGRSESLRSSSSCSHRIFRPCDLIHGEILGKGFFGQAIKVTHKATGEVMVMKELIRCDEETQKTFLKEVKVMRCLDHPHVLRFIGVLYKDKRLNLITEFIEGGTLKDFIRDTDPFPWEQRVSFAKSIASGMAYLHSMSIIHRDLNSHNCLVKLDNTVVVADFGLSRLVVEDKVKPPPEKPSNKKRMFRRSDRKKRYTVVGNPYWMAPEMLNGKRYDEKVDIFSFGIVLCEIIGKVYADPECLPRTQDFGLNIGKFVEKFLPEDCPPAFFPLTVACCDLAPDNRPSFQKLEDWFEALSLNQELGIPLPAELDELHQTMSRLYWPKDASAVQNTDQAPNSAEVPPDSACTTKTDT encoded by the exons ATGGAGGACTCCGAAG GTACAAATGGTTGTTACTGTGCGGGTTGTGGGGGGAAAATGCAGGACGCGTTTCAAACGAAAGTCTTCCAGGACACCTGGCACAACGATTGCTTTCA GTGTTCCGTGTGCTCTGACCACCTGACCAACTGGTACTATGAAAAGGACGGGAAGCTGTACTGCCGTAAACACTACTGGGAGGAGTTTGGAGAGCTCTGTCACGGCTGCTCGCTCCTCATGACCGGCCCCGCCATG GTAGCCGGAGAGCACAAGTACCACCCCGAgtgctttgtgtgtttgagcTGCAAGGTGGTGATTGAAGACCGGGACACGTACGCCCTGGTGGAACGATCCAAACTATACTG TGGCAAGTGTTACAAGCAGGTGATCCTCACGCCCATGTTGGAAAAACGCTCCAACGAATCGATCGTCGACTCGCTGCCGCACACGGTGACCCTCATCTCCATGCCTTCTGCGGCCAACGGCAAGAGGGGCCTGTCCGTCTCGGTGATGAGGGACATCAACGGCACGGCGAGCGTCCAAGTCAAGGA AGTCAGAGGGATGCTTCTTAGTCCAGAGGTGCGGAACGCCATCCACGTTGGGGACAGGATCCTGGAGATTAACGGTCTTCCTGTTGGGACAATGATGGAGGCGGAG GTGGATGATCTTATTCACTGCACCAGTCACACCCTGCAGCTCCTGATAGAATATGACCCAGTCAGGCAGCGTTTGGACAGGCTGAGGCTGGGCTCACCCAGGACCCGCTTCGGAGCCCCGGCTACCTCCCGCATGcgtctgtcctctccttccAATGCAGTCCTGGAAAGAACCGAATCCGTCGAGGACAGCTCGCTGAAACGGAGGTCTTTGAG GCGCAGCAACAGCATCTGCAAGTCGCCCGGGCCCAATTCACCCAAAGAGCTCCCTTTTATGACGCGAGACATCGGCCGCTCCGAGTCTCTGCGGtcgtccagcagctgctctcatCGCATCTTCCGGCCGTGTGACCTCATCCATGGGGAGATCCTGGGAAAAGGCTTCTTTGGACAGGCCATCAAA GTGACTCATAAAGCCACAGgggaggtgatggtgatgaaggagCTAATCCGCTGTGACGAGGAGACGCAGAAGACTTTCTTGAAGGAG GTCAAAGTGATGCGATGCCTCGATCACCCCCACGTTCTGAGGTTCATCGGCGTTCTCTACAAGGACAAGAGGCTCAATTTAATAACCGAGTTCATTGAAGGAGGCACTCTCAAGGACTTCATCAGAGACACT GATCCGTTTCCATGGGAGCAAAGAGTGAGCTTTGCTAAGAGCATTGCCTCAGGCATG GCTTACCTTCATTCCATGAGCATCATCCACAGAGACCTCAACTCTCACAACTGCCTGGTTAAACTG GACAACACCGTGGTCGTCGCTGACTTCGGACTGTCCCGGCTCGTCGTGGAGGACAAAGTTAAGCCTCCTCCTGAGAAGCCGTCAAACAAGAAGAGGATGTTCAGGCGTAGCGACAGAAAGAAGCGCTACACCGTGGTCGGAAACCCTTACTGGATGGCTCCAGAGATGCTCAATG GCAAGCGCTACGATGAGAAGGTGGACATTTTCTCTTTTGGAATTGTTCTCTGTGAG ATCATTGGAAAAGTCTACGCAGATCCCGAGTGCCTCCCCAGGACTCAAGACTTTGGCCTCAACATTGGAAAGTTTGTGGAGAAGTTTCTACCTGAAGATTGTCCTCCAGCTTTCTTTCCACTGACGGTGGCCTGTTGTGACCTGGCACCAGACAACCG tcCTTCGTTCCAAAAACTGGAAGACTGGTTCGAGGCTCTGTCCCTCAACCAGGAGCTGGGGATCCCTCTGCCGGCCGAGCTGGATGAGCTTCACCAGACTATGAGTCGACTCTACTGGCCCAAGGACGCTTCTGCGGTCCAGAACACAGATCAGGCTCCAAACTCTGCAGAGGTCCCTCCTGACTCAGCTTGCACAACCAAAACAGACACTTAa
- the LOC130525586 gene encoding jouberin-like — MNRSYLKEDFDAPKGYFSVGKKCVDGEKKVKCNRKKGRSTRAAQAKVKNPDPDVKKDTESKLKQSETPLRPNFQDRLLLGVFVHQMDQFMNMLFSHLRVKIHVVDSNTGYYVKREESPHPAFPSKQPQDVEYILPIMTQPSDLKKSLIPTWEEQIIFDRPFGYFIEQSDDSPKVLLFFEILGFISAEKATASVDVEKHEEQPRTIAWAFLKIVGSNGVLNTDSKLNLQLYCPPQEMRQKDLNITETPATTDVYKWWKFHPRHQYPSALHVTVRGIRPPGLLDPESPYRKLESIQWSRLPEQVCQIPNKPMLSFHGGKMGCLTMLFSHAGTMLAAACADRGAFSVIVYQIPSGKVLATFCCHFKVIYDLCWSIDDHSLLSASSDGTVKEWNMKNLCIRAQKVLSHPTFVYCAQYHPAAQNLVLTGSYDAIVRVWRVDVDEVNGQLLLEFEGHCGFINTICFDAQGRRMFSGDSTGLIILWETYGFDDQQLEPYHLWHIGRKITKENLSGVSIDMLQVHPNGSHLLVHARDNILRMMDLNVLLMKEYTGAKNKQERIYSTFTPCGTYIFSGSEDGRAYVWNTETGDLVAIYSELWYTTGVHGVAFHPHENMVAFCAFGQPIHVYLYDPNMPRMGVQDSKEASEVLPLTKAKPTGAPPINPASPDTSASLSLDLFGQTRLVLKIRAVMKHLDSVLGKHQISTLEFHHEGVPFVQTGRSIKHLFRKEGSEEEMKLYKGQFRLQQSEGPQKVHSELTTRDPMRQQLLNNEEDFKKQLSLLNQHWESKAQQWTWQKAELEKTLIQKEEAWTLKEEEHKREIQLLQQEILFLQELDGDKKKKKKFGCLGHGQKSTSWPSPLPPFISSSTNPINSR, encoded by the exons ATGAACAGAAGTTATTTGAAAGAGGATTTTGATGCACCCAAGGGGTATTTTTCTGTTGGCAAAAAGTGTGTGGATGGTGAAAAGAAAGTAAAGTGTAACCGTAAGAAGGGACGAAGCACAAGAGCTGCCCAGGCCAAAGTAAAGAACCCTGATCCTGATGTAAAAAAAGATACAGAATCCAAACTAAAACAGTCTGAAACACCACTGAGACCTAACTTTCAGGACAGACTTTTGCTGGGAGTGTTTGTTCACCAAATGGATCAGTTTATGAATATGCTGTTCTCACACCTAAGAGTGAAGATCCATGTTGTGGATAGCAACACGGGATACTACgtaaaaagagaagagagccCTCATCCTGCCTTCCCAAGTAAGCAGCCACAAGATGTTGAGTACATTCTTCCAATTATGACTCAACCTTCTGATTTGAAGAAGTCATTAATCCCTACTTGGGAGGAACAGATCATCTTTGATAGACCCTTTGGTTATTTCATTGAGCAAAGCGATGATAGCCCTAAGGTTTTGCTATTCTTTGAGATCCTGGGCTTCATCTCTGCAGAAAAGGCAACAGCCAGCGTTGATGTGGAAAAGCACGAGGAACAGCCCAGAACAATTGCATGGGCATTCCTTAAGATTGTCGGGAGCAATGGTGTGCTTAATACTGACAGCAAACTCAATCTCCAGCTTTATTGTCCACCAcaggaaatgagacaaaaagACTTAAACATCACTGAAACGCCTGCAACCACTGATGTGTATAAATGGTGGAAGTTTCACCCAAGGCACCAATACCCATCTGCCCTTCATGTTACAGTGAGAGGCATTAGGCCCCCTGGGCTTCTGGACCCCGAGTCACCTTACAGAAAGCTAGAATCTATTCAATGGAGCAGGCTACCGGAACAAGTCTGTCAGATTCCTAACAAACCCATGCTGTCGTTCCACGGTGGTAAGATGGGCTGCCTCACGATGCTCTTCTCTCACGCCGGGACGATGCTTGCTGCCGCCTGCGCGGACAGAGGCGCTTTCTCAGTCATAGTGTACCAGATACCATCTGGGAAGGTTTTAGCCACATTCTGCTGCCATTTTAAAGTAATCTATGACCTCTGCTGGTCCATCGACGATCACAGCCTCCTGTCTGCCTCGTCCGATGGAACCGTCAAAGAGTGGAACATGAAGAACCTTTGTATACGAGCCCAGAAGGTTCTCTCTCATCCAACCTTTGTGTACTGTGCCCAATACCACCCGGCAGCTCAGAACTTGGTCCTGACCGGCAGCTACGATGCTATTGTGCGAGTGTGGAGGGTCGATGTCGACGAAGTAAATGGTCAGCTGTTGCTGGAGTTTGAGGGTCACTGTGGTTTCATCAACACAATCTGTTTTGATGCTCAAGGGCGTAGAATGTTCTCTGGAGACAGCACAGGCCTCATAATTTTGTGGGAAACCTATGGCTTTGACGACCAGCAGCTTGAGCCATATCACCTATGGCATATAGGGAGGAAAATTACTAAGGAGAACTTGAGCGGTGTTTCTATTGACATGCTGCAAGTCCATCCGAATGGgagccacctgctggtccatgCCAGAGACAATATCTTGAGAATGATGGACTTGAACGTCCTCCTAATGAAGGAATACACTGgagccaaaaacaaacaagagaggATCTATAGTACCTTTACACCATGCGGAACATATATCTTCTCTGGCAGTGAAGATGGGAGGGCGTATGTCTGGAACACAGAGACAGGTGATCTAGTTGCAATCTACTCGGAGCTTTGGTACACCACTGGTGTCCATGGTGTAGCCTTCCACCCTCATGAAAACATGGTTGCTTTCTGTGCCTTTGGACAGCCCATCCATGTATACCTGTACGATCCCAACATGCCCCGAATGGGTGTCCAAGATTCGAAAGAAGCCTCAGAGGTATTACCTCTGACAAAAGCTAAacccactggtgctccacctATAAATCCAGCATCACCAgacacatctgcttctttgtccCTCGATCTCTTTGGCCAAACAAGACTGGTATTGAAAATTAGGGCCGTTATGAAACATCTGGATTCTGTGCTTGGGAAACATCAGATATCAACTCTTGAATTTCATCATGAGGGTGTTCCATTTGTCCAAACTGGGAGGAGCATTAAACATCTCTTCCGGAAAGAGGGctctgaggaggaaatgaaattATACAAAGGTCAGTTCAGACTGCAGCAATCTGAGGGTCCCCAGAAGGTTCATTCAGAGCTCACTACCAGAGACCCGATGAGACAGCAGCTCTTGAATAATGAGGAAGACTTTAAAAAGCAGCTGTCTTTACTAAATCAACATTGGGAATCCAAAGCACAGCAGTGGACTTGGCAGAAGGCAGAGCTCGAGAAGACACTCATACAAAAAGAAGAGGCCTGGACgctcaaggaggaggagcataAACGAGAAATCCAGCTCTTACAACAAGAAATCCTTTTTCTTCAG GAGCTCGATGGAgataagaagaagaaaaagaagtttGGCTGTTTGGGACATGGTCAGAAGAGCACCTCCTGGCcatctcctctacctccttTCATTTCTTCCAGCACCAATCCTATTAATTCTAGATAA
- the si:ch211-225b11.1 gene encoding LOW QUALITY PROTEIN: sodium- and chloride-dependent GABA transporter ine (The sequence of the model RefSeq protein was modified relative to this genomic sequence to represent the inferred CDS: inserted 1 base in 1 codon) encodes MELEGTENALNFLEPTEIEKKRVVVNRPTWSGQLEFILATVGYAVGLGNVWRFPYLCYSNGGGAFMIPYLVMVVVCGIPLVLMEFTIGQYTRQGPVRAFSRICPLFKGAGLSTVVISFIFSTYHNVVLCWSLFYMFTSFGATLPWMSCNNTWNLVENCSSGFLSSNNTELQSASQQFFDHRVLEKTSGIEEPGGLRWELFGCLLLGWVIIFLCLVKGIKSTGKVVYFTAIFPYFXLLALLINNVQLPGASDGILYFVTPVWNKLFEVKVWFNAAAQVFMSLGIAFGSMISMSSYNKFNNNILRDALIVSITNSFTSILAGFVIFSALGYMAHMYELPIDNIATAGPGLVFVVYPEALSAMPISRLWAPLFFIMLLCLGLDSQFANVEVVITCIKDELGSKVSGLLKREALLSLIVCTVGFILGIPHVTKGGIYVFQLMDTYTAVLSVVFLAFCEVVAVCWIFGVRKISLMMKRMLDNMPSIYFRFCWILLCPLLILSILVSGIVHYSPAHYGSYTYPVWADCVGWFISLASIVWIPLGAIHEMYKNKGSVLQRLRKAVTPTVDLAKEG; translated from the exons ATGGAGCTTGAAGGGACAGAAAATGCTTTAAATTTCCTGGAGCCCACAGAGATTGAGAAAAAACGTGTGGTGGTGAACAGACCCACTTGGAGCGGGCAGCTGGAGTTCATCCTGGCTACCGTGGGCTACGCGGTGGGCCTGGGCAATGTCTGGAGGTTTCCATACCTGTGCTACAGCAACGGCGGGG GAGCATTTATGATTCCGTATCtggtcatggtggtggtgtgtggcaTTCCTCTTGTCCTCATGGAGTTCACCATCGGCCAGTACACTCGTCAAGGGCCTGTGCGTGCATTTTCCAGAATCTGTCCCTTGTTTAAAG GTGCTGGTCTGTCCACGGTTGTCATCTCCTTCATTTTTTCCACGTACCACAACGTGGTCCTGTGTTGGTCCCTTTTCTATATGTTCACCTCGTTTGGAGCGACCCTCCCATGGATGTCCTGCAACAACACCTGGAATTTGGTTGAAAACTGTTCCAGTGGATtcctcagcagcaacaacactgAGCTGCAGTCCGCCAGCCAACAGTTCTTTGA tcacaggGTTCTGGAAAAGACCAGTGGCATTGAAGAGCCTGGTGGCCTCCGTTGGGAACTCTTTGGTTGCCTCCTTCTTGGCTGGGTCATCATATTTTTATGCTTAGTTAAAGGCATTAAATCCACTGGCAAG GTTGTTTACTTCACAGCAATATTTCCCTACT ATCTGTTGGCTCTGCTCATCAATAATGTGCAGCTTCCTGGAGCCTCAGATGGAATCTTGTATTTTGTGACCCCAGTCTGGAACAAACTCTTTGAAGTGAAG GTCTGGTTTAATGCCGCCGCGCAGGTGTTCATGTCTCTTGGAATAGCATTTGGTTCCATGATTTCAATGTCCAGTTATaacaagttcaacaacaacattcTCAG GGATGCTTTAATTGTATCAATTACTAACTCGTTTACAAGTATCTTGGCTGGATTCGTGATCTTCTCTGCCCTCGGCTACATGGCTCACATGTATGAGTTGCCAATTGACAATATAGCTACTGCTG GTCCTGGTTTGGTCTTTGTTGTGTACCCTGAAGCTCTCTCCGCGATGCCCATCTCTCGGTTGTGGGCCCCTTTGTTCTTCATAATGCTGCTGTGTCTGGGCCTGGACAGCCAG TTTGCCAACGTGGAGGTTGTCATAACGTGCATAAAAGATGAGCTGGGCTCCAAAGTTTCTGGTTTGCTTAAGCGAGAAGCCCTGCTGTCCTTGATCGTGTGCACAGTCGGCTTTATCCTGGGGATTCCTCATGTCACCAAG GGAGGCATCTATGTGTTTCAGCTGATGGACACCTACACCGCTGTGTTGTCTGTTGTGTTCCTGGCTTTTTGTGAAGTTGTAGCCGTTTGCTGGATCTTTG GTGTTCGTAAAATTTCcttgatgatgaagaggatgctGGACAACATGCCAAGCATCTACTTTCGTTTTTGCTGGATtctgctctgtcctctgttGATACTG TCTATACTCGTATCCGGCATTGTGCACTACTCTCCTGCTCACTACGGAAGTTACACTTACCCAGTGTGGGCTGATTGTGTTGGCTGGTTTATCTCATTGGCCTCCATTGTGTGGATCCCACTTGGTGCCATTCATGAGATGTACAAAAACAAAGGTTCCGTTCTTCAA AGACTTCGGAAGGCTGTAACACCAACAGTGGACTTGGCCAAAGAAGGTTAA